From the Papaver somniferum cultivar HN1 chromosome 2, ASM357369v1, whole genome shotgun sequence genome, the window tgtacttccacttcaacctttctaggtcaTCTTCTTGTTGTGCAGTCAAGGATGCCAAACAACTATACTCGGCTTCTCCTCAAGATgacggatcacaaggagaatgaaatttTTGCTAGCATTCAACAACCTCTTAGCCTGAGTGACTATGATCaagcttgctccctcaagaggagaatcAATAGCCCGAATCACAAAACTTTCTCCATCTTTTGTAAAGGTGTACTTTTGTTCCCTCAtgtgtagagttgcatctctatcccataggtaaggaTTACCTATTACCACCTGAAAAacatccaaaggaactacgtCGCATGTAACTTCGTCAATATATGACTCATCTAGAGCAAATTTGAACTTGCATTGCTGTGAAACTTGTAATCccccttccttttgaagccatgcatcctaaagggtatggttttggatgtttgaaaGTATTCAAACCTAACTTctgcaccaaagaatttgaaagtaaattcttctgacttctcgggtcaataacaacatcaattagtgatgttttgacttgcatcttAACTGTGAAGAGACGCTCCCTaagatcatcttttgaaggtATTTCTTTTTCCCATGTCATAAGATAAAGCTTTGAATTGGGTTCCATTCGTTCGTGGACTTATTTTGGAGTTTGTGCGACTAGTGCTGCCTTCTTGGCCTCTTTCCTCTACAACCCTTTAGGctttagatgagggttcttaacccAACACTTGTCGACAACGTGATTTGCTTGCAATGGGTTCAAGACAAACCTTCCTTGTCACCAGAATCCTattcttctttgctcctttcaaATCCTCTCACAGTGGTACCTccagatttcaccttagtatttccctttgaatAAGATTTCTTAAGCCTTCCCTCAatggcattagcttttatactttCTTAGGAGATAGTATacaccgaaaacatcttcaactacttccgtatatactcatgaAACCCGGTATATTTAATATAGATAACATAATctcccaagtctaaatccaaaatcatagctcgattctgaaattccgaagtatattcttgtaCGATTTGGTTGTTTAggtctgcttcaagttgtaccacttgaaccatctctcctcaaggtagccaaccggataaaactgtttccttacaaatgccttgaatcttttcctcgacaatactcccttacctaggttttgtctttgataagctttccaacAGGTTAGCATGCTTTTGTATCTTCAATTTTGCGAAagaaatcttttcctttgaaccatattcaaacaaataaaaatacgtctctagacgttcaatccaatcatctaATTTTTCTTCATCgacactcccatcgtaaagtggaatatcaacacgaaaatcaattttcagattcttaccatgaggtttagttgatgtaggacttttaagaaactcacttttcttcttttcttcatcctaatcttcttattcttctgaaTCGTCTTCTTCCGAATCATGTTTTTCTGAATCTTCAGGTGAAGGTGtaatctttttcttcgtcttcggcttgggtgtatgagaacgaatacattcactcaATTTCTTCAGGGTTCTTGAATTGACTTCATGTGTGTTTGCAACGTacccaccttttcttccatagtttgtggctCGGTTTCCTTATGTTCGTCATCTGattttgtcatccttgatccccttgttttcttaacgtcttccaacttctcgagtacctcaccaagctttgcatagagagatctagtgaaaaccataaaccatagGGATTTACCTTAAAAAATAACCTCactcgtgatgccaacttgatacgtatcgatctctataccttggtagcCATTACTATAAAGgcaaaattcagaataataatagacgagaaacttagaaaatagaacacaagtagtaattcgaagaaaatatcttctctagattatgaacaagaaaacgattacaattctctctttattACTCTGacaatcttctctaaacagtggattaatcttaaactgtttgctaagcttgcagaAGTTTTGTcccaagctttctctaggttttctcTGCCTAGAATTCTGTGTGTCCTTAGATATCATCTaaagccctctatttatagccttcatcgtactcatccgaccaaggacttctattaggaacctatttcctaaactaagagtattgactaaaaaaaactcttccctaactaggaattctgcctaaacaaggattcctgcctaaAATAAGATTCTTCgttcaacttagcttgaggttaactaagttccctaaagaaGTACGGATACACCTATATCAATATAACTCAGAGAAGTCTTAACAAaatcataatatatatatatatatatatatatatatattatatttagCTTTGATCCTTGTAAATAAACATGATTGATATGTGTAATACCCCATTAACTAGATATAATTGAAAAACAACTTACGGTCCCTCCCATTTGCTGAATCATGGTAATACAAGGTTAATGCTCAAACACAAAGGAAGCAAGACCAAGGTGAAACTAAAGTTGGGGCATACTAAATCTAAATTAAATGTTACAAGGATAAGAAAGGCATTgatcttttttgattttttttttttctgaagctaTGAAtgtgaaaatatgaagaaatagttgtccaccaaaaaaaatattaagaaaatgTGTAATTCTTGAGAAAAACTAAACTAGAATTTAAGATAAAAATTTCTTACATAGCAGGCAAGCGAGTACAAGCGGCGCCGCAGACCTTTTTTGTATCTAATCCTGGTAACATTTAATTCTTGAAAGAATTTTTTATTTAGATTTCAAAGATTTCACTCGCCAGTTCTTTTCGCTTCTCTCGACGTTTCATAGTGTCTGTTGGGTCAAATAACATCTCAACAATTTATTGTGTGTCTCTTGGGGTCAAACGGCGCCAGTAGGTCAACCAGACCATTTTCAAAAGTTGTCTTTAACTTTAGTTGCCATGGCCGGTGTTGGGTTTTTAAAACTAtcctacaaaagaaaagaaaaaggttttTCAGCAGACTAAAGCCATACCTAATTATCTCGTTGGGACATGGCTTACTTTGACTATTCAACCTAACAGTACGTTATCAAGCCCGACCAGGTTATAACCATCATTCTTCTTCATTGAATCTCTTTTCCTATATATACATGCCTACACTTTCTTCATACTCTTCATTACCCTACACTTTCTTCATACTCTGCATTACGTAGTACTGTTGTTTAATAACTCCGTAGTGATGGCAATTGGAAGTATTGTTGGGGTTGAAAATGGAAAGACTGATTCTGTACCGGAAAGTTTCATTCCAGGAGGTATGGCACCAGAAAATGGAGTAATAAGTAGAGAAAAAACAGGAGAATATTGTGTCCCAAGAAATGTTCACGATGCAACACTTAGTCATGCTATTACAGAGCCTGAAGCTAATAATGAGAGCACTGAAGAAAGAGATGCAGATATGGCTACTGTGCTAGCTAAGTATGAAAACTATCTTCTTGAAAGGGTCAAGCATCAGTTAGGTACGTACATATGCGCTTAAAAATATGGGGTCCTAAAAATATTTAATGTTTTCAAAAGTACAATTATAATGGGTAGGCACATTGCACCAATGCCTAGCTATTAAATGTTCATCGAGTAATAGAACATGCTTCCTGACAAAATGCGAACATTTGATTATTTAAAAAATCCGATATTCCATTGCATCCCCTTGATAGTTCCCACAAGGACGGGTTCCACTTTCCGTGAAAGggaagattttggtatggttTGGAAGTTGGAACTACGGTCGGTCTATATgaaatctgattttgatatctctAATGTAGTTCTTGACTAGATATTTTAAAGAGCTGCCTGAATATAAAAGTCTTTATAAAGATTTCGCTGGATATATTATTTTTtagagttattttatttttgtgtcaCTATAAGTGACCCTTAACACAACATGGCCCTAAAAATGTCTAATGTCATATGTGTGTTCTGGTCAAATGGTCGATAAAAATCCTCAAAGAGCGTTACTACTCCGATTTAGCACTTTGGCTATGAAATTCAATAATTCTTTTTGAAAAGGTGTTCCATTTCCTTGGCCAGAGGCCATCTCAGGGGTTTCTTCGAGTCTTCAAGAGGGGTTTTATAGAGTCTTCAAGAAATTACATAAATGAACGTCAACTTCATTAGTTAGGCGTTATATCTCTAATCTCATCTAAAATTATGTCAcattaataaaatttaaaaagcTTACAGGTTACCCTAAGAATATGGACTTGGATCATGGTACTCCTCTTGCTTGGCTTCAACGTTTCCATCTCAACAATTGTGGTGATCCCTTTACTAAGAGCAACTTTGGTCTCAATTCTCAACAGTTCGAATTGGGTGTGTTAGATTGGTTTGCTCAACTTTGGGAAATCGGTAATCATGAATATTGGGGTTACATTACAAATGGTGGTACAGAAAGCAATCATCATGGTATCTTTATGGGGTGAGTTTTATTGCTAagtaaaaaaaattagggttcatgAAGTTGATTATTTCTTAGTTGTATAAAAATAACTTTTTGCACATATGACCATCTGGGAGCTTTATCCTGACGGAGTTTTAGTAAACATGCCTGTAAACAATTAGTAATGAAAATAAACTAAACATGCCTGTAAAGGAGTTTAGTAAACGACTGTTAAAGGAGCTGTTGATGATCTCGACCTGGTTATAGCaacccttaaggcagctgctttCTCAGAAGATAGATTTTACATTCACTGTGATGGGGCGCTATCCGGGATTATGATGCCATTTATCGAACATGtcagttctctctctctctctctctctctctctctctctctctctccctctctctccctccctccctccctccctctCATCAACTACGTACATGTCCCCTATGTGTGCGATCCCTAGTGAATCAATAGACATTTGCTAATTAGAACTTGTACAAAGAGTCGGTACGTAAAACATGTCTGTGTAGCTTTCTGAAACAAAGATTtcagatagaatacaaaattagaGGGGGAAAAGTTTAAAGTTGAAGAGAAAACTAGAGAAGTGTTTCTAATTTAAAATCACTTCAGCATCTCTTTTTACCTAAATTTCTTTTACTAACCAATCTTCCTTGCTTAACAAAGTTGTTTGTGGCATTGAGCAGGCTCCAAAAATCTCATTTAAGAAGCCAATAGGGAGTGTTAGTATTTCTGGCCACAAGTTTATTGGTTGTCCAACACCCTGCAGTGTTCAGATAACAAGGTTGGATCATATCAATGCCATGTCAAGGTATGTTGAGTGCATTGCCTCCAGGGATGCCACGATCTCGGGAAGACGCAATGGTCATGCCCCAGTCTTCCTGTGGTACGCCCTTAACAGTAAAGGTTATGGAGGGCTTCAGAAAGAAGTCCAAACATGCGTCAGGAAGGCCCAGTATCTGAAAAACCGTTTACGTTCTGAAGGGATAAGTGTGATGCTTAATGAGCTCAGTATAACTGTTGTATTTGAAAGGCCAAAAGATGAAGAGTTCGTTCGTCATTGGCAACTTGCTTGTCAGGGAAACATTGCTCATGTTGTGGTTCTGCCGAGTGTCACTATCAAGATACTTGATGAGTTCTTGAATGATCTGATTATGAAACGCTCGATGTGGCAGCTCCAGGATGGAAAGGTTCAACCTACTTGTATCGCCGTAGATATTGGAAAGGAAAGTTGTGCTTGTCCTCAGCATAAAGGAAGCTCTGCTACAACCTAAAGATGATAACTGTGCGATATTTGACGTCCGTAGCTGATAACTGGGCTAACTGTTTATGGTTTTTATCTACGATCCAGTTCAGGTACTCTCACATTTACAGAGAAGGAAATGGCGTAGCTGATTTACTTGCAAAACGGGACGCTTCTTCAAGTTCTCAATGGTGGATAGAGCCACCATCTTTCATTCGTCCAAATTTGGGTAATGATAGGTCGAACCTGTCTACTTATAGATTTCGATAATTGTAACATGGTTTCTcggtttttgtttcttcttttcctttctttttgagGTTTTGGCTTagtctccttcttcttttttgttgccttttaataaaaataatctcCTCGTGAGCGttgccaaaaaaaagaaaaaaaatttatttgacgTCCGTAAAacaattcacaaaattggttaaaatgagtaaaaccaataattcctgggtgaaaaggacacttagattttgatactgtttaaatggacaaaaatgtaaaaatagtcaggatgttaACAGTTTCATCCcgccaattttcaaatactttttcttattttttaatttacacaggatgcatccagtttcatcttcactattttttaagtttaagtcacgATGAATCTATTTCactcataataatttttactcgtccatttgaaccatgttttaaaaatatttgggcaaATGATCCATTTTAGGAAAACAATTAGGGACACAGTAAGAATATGGgaagaacgattttttttttttgccgggGTTCATTTTATAATATGGAAAGGTGACACGGTAAGAAAATGGGAAGAAAACCTCTACAGGATCTCTCTTGTATCCCAACGCCTACAGGATCTCTTCTACAGTAGTCTACCATGCTAGGTTCCTGTGTGGTTGATGTTGAGGGCATATCTTTGAATCTAGGGATCACATATATACACGGCTTCATGACGCCTAAAATAGCTGTGTTTTCTCAACTCCTCCCTTCTTCCCTTACTAGATTTTGCTTCTTTATACCCTTCGGAAGATGGTATTTTGGTGTGGACCGGAACAAATAATTAAGTCGGGAGAATATATTATTGTGAAATCTTCTTATGATCTTCAGCTTGCGCATCAAGTAGGGATTCTTGCCTCTTGGCCTCATAGGTATGCTTTATTCCATTAGCAATGTTTGTTGAAAAGGCTTCCACGTTAGATAACTTGAGAAACAGAGGTTCAACTCTTATTagcaccaacggtactaatattcATAACGTGTGCAAGTACTGTAATAAGTCTACTGAAACCTCCGATCATATCTTTATCGAGTGTTCTTCGGCACTGGAAATATAGGATTACCTCTTTGTTTTTGCAGGTATACCTTGAACATTTCAGGGATCTCTCAAGGATCTGATCTTAAGTTGGAGCTATGAGATTTTGGAGCGCG encodes:
- the LOC113353327 gene encoding serine decarboxylase 1-like; protein product: MAIGSIVGVENGKTDSVPESFIPGGMAPENGVISREKTGEYCVPRNVHDATLSHAITEPEANNESTEERDADMATVLAKYENYLLERVKHQLGYPKNMDLDHGTPLAWLQRFHLNNCGDPFTKSNFGLNSQQFELGVLDWFAQLWEIGNHEYWGYITNGGTESNHHGIFMGLQKSHLRSQ